The following are encoded together in the Flavobacterium sp. TR2 genome:
- a CDS encoding L-serine ammonia-lyase — protein MEECISVFDMLKIGVGPSSSHTLGPWRAAERFLEELKDEAILDDITRVKVDLYGSLSLTGKGHATDLAVMLGLSGQDPEYIPVEDIAGIIKKIETTNEINLGNQKVIPFFFLQDIVFNKDFLPFHANGLKFTAYKADDSEYASTFYSIGGGFVVKEERTNAKEKKAIKCAFPYPIQNAAELLNYTISENKSISEIVYQNEISMRPEAEVHSELMRIWNTMLECMYIGCHSEGILPGGLHVRRRAFDMHQNLIGLSNYTDPQSWLEEIRKTEVKFRQILKWVSCFALAVNEVNASLGRVVTAPTNGSSGVIPAVLMYYMVIENHSAGEKEIKQFLMVAGEIGSIFKKGSTISAAMGGCQAEIGVSSAMAAGALCELMGGTPAQVLMAAEIAMEHHLGLTCDPIGGLVQIPCIERNTMGAIKAINAAELALETDSKNAKVPLDKVINTMWETAKDMNSKYKETSEGGLAVAVNMADC, from the coding sequence ATGGAAGAATGTATCTCTGTTTTTGATATGCTTAAAATTGGCGTTGGCCCTTCAAGCTCACATACTTTAGGTCCTTGGCGCGCTGCCGAACGTTTTCTTGAAGAGCTCAAAGACGAAGCAATTTTAGACGACATTACGAGAGTAAAAGTCGACTTATATGGCTCACTTTCTTTAACTGGAAAAGGCCACGCAACAGATCTTGCCGTTATGCTCGGATTGAGCGGACAAGATCCTGAATATATTCCTGTTGAAGACATCGCAGGAATCATAAAAAAAATCGAAACTACAAACGAAATCAATTTGGGCAACCAAAAAGTGATTCCGTTCTTTTTTCTTCAAGACATTGTCTTCAACAAAGATTTTCTTCCTTTTCACGCCAACGGATTAAAATTTACGGCTTATAAAGCAGATGATTCTGAATATGCATCTACTTTTTATTCTATCGGAGGCGGTTTTGTCGTAAAAGAAGAACGTACCAATGCCAAAGAAAAAAAGGCTATAAAATGTGCATTTCCTTACCCGATTCAAAACGCAGCTGAATTATTGAATTATACGATTTCTGAAAACAAATCGATTTCTGAAATTGTATATCAGAATGAAATTTCGATGCGTCCGGAAGCTGAAGTGCATTCCGAATTAATGCGTATCTGGAATACAATGCTGGAATGTATGTACATTGGCTGTCACTCTGAAGGTATTCTTCCTGGAGGGCTTCATGTGCGAAGAAGGGCTTTTGATATGCACCAAAATCTAATTGGACTATCAAATTATACAGACCCTCAAAGCTGGCTGGAAGAAATTAGAAAAACCGAAGTTAAATTTCGCCAGATTTTAAAATGGGTTAGCTGTTTTGCACTTGCCGTAAATGAAGTAAATGCTTCTCTTGGCCGTGTGGTTACTGCGCCTACAAATGGAAGTTCTGGAGTAATTCCAGCCGTTTTAATGTATTATATGGTGATTGAAAACCATAGCGCAGGCGAAAAAGAAATCAAACAATTTTTGATGGTTGCGGGTGAAATTGGAAGTATCTTCAAAAAAGGATCTACTATTTCTGCTGCAATGGGCGGATGTCAGGCTGAAATTGGCGTTTCTTCTGCGATGGCAGCGGGCGCTTTATGCGAATTGATGGGCGGAACTCCTGCTCAGGTTTTAATGGCGGCAGAAATCGCAATGGAGCATCATTTGGGCTTAACTTGCGATCCTATTGGCGGTCTGGTTCAAATTCCGTGCATCGAAAGAAATACAATGGGCGCCATAAAAGCAATAAACGCTGCCGAATTGGCTCTAGAAACAGATTCTAAAAATGCTAAAGTTCCTTTAGACAAAGTGATCAACACAATGTGGGAAACGGCAAAAGATATGAATTCAAAATACAAAGAAACTTCTGAAGGAGGTCTAGCAGTTGCCGTAAACATGGCTGATTGCTAA
- a CDS encoding SH3 domain-containing protein: MKKLYFLLFFCSILLHSQERYFLNSDTRLFTSPNASADFLGYFKYGAEVRLLSENQNGWYRIQADNFNEGYIQEKYIAKSLNAKDVKVKDPKNPILEGGDAYYGGNHLFVLAAGLKARALPDKTSKIREILFTGDPVPVNYLPINPDEWVNINGSFNEEYSKFTLRKFLGPRPNFDSLLKDFDKLDASALNDRKTVSERIVELAWNSDYAKLIPAYQRYYEVIKQLNDPKLLSETELNMTLAKGLANHKLSEQIIAFSQKSHYSLKGFKTKSVTISQTDLIKTMGNPTKKARISDECGIYLSDLFYYYPDLEVSVDEKQNQGEIIKVFINENNKFIINSSAILDHTLSEKAFIEKYGTYIEASLKSPHFYSIIMEDSQFRLEFKDGKLFSVEIFYYC; this comes from the coding sequence ATGAAAAAACTTTACTTCTTACTCTTTTTCTGCTCCATTCTACTGCATTCTCAAGAACGTTATTTTCTAAATTCAGACACAAGACTTTTTACTTCTCCTAATGCATCTGCTGATTTTTTAGGCTATTTTAAATATGGTGCCGAAGTTCGCTTGCTATCTGAAAATCAGAATGGCTGGTACAGAATACAGGCTGATAATTTTAACGAAGGATATATTCAAGAAAAATACATTGCCAAAAGCCTGAATGCAAAAGATGTAAAAGTTAAAGATCCTAAAAACCCTATTCTTGAAGGTGGCGATGCTTATTATGGTGGCAATCATCTTTTTGTTCTTGCTGCTGGGCTGAAAGCAAGAGCTTTGCCTGATAAAACTTCAAAAATTAGAGAAATTCTATTTACAGGAGACCCTGTCCCAGTAAATTATCTCCCAATAAATCCTGACGAATGGGTAAATATCAACGGAAGCTTTAATGAAGAGTATTCTAAATTTACGCTTAGAAAATTTCTTGGCCCGAGACCAAACTTTGATTCATTATTAAAAGATTTCGACAAACTGGATGCAAGCGCGCTTAATGATCGCAAAACTGTTAGCGAAAGAATTGTGGAACTGGCTTGGAACAGCGATTATGCTAAACTAATTCCAGCCTATCAGCGATATTACGAAGTCATAAAACAGCTCAACGATCCTAAATTGCTTTCTGAAACTGAACTGAATATGACTTTAGCCAAAGGTTTAGCCAATCATAAACTGTCGGAACAGATTATTGCATTCAGTCAAAAATCTCATTATTCTCTAAAAGGCTTTAAAACAAAATCGGTCACCATTTCCCAAACCGACTTGATTAAAACAATGGGAAATCCAACCAAAAAAGCTCGCATTTCAGATGAATGCGGCATTTATTTAAGCGATTTATTTTATTACTATCCAGATTTGGAAGTTTCTGTGGATGAAAAACAGAATCAGGGAGAAATCATCAAAGTCTTCATCAACGAAAACAATAAATTCATTATAAATTCCAGCGCTATTTTAGACCATACGCTGTCTGAAAAAGCTTTCATTGAAAAATATGGAACGTATATTGAAGCTTCACTAAAATCGCCTCATTTTTACAGTATCATAATGGAAGACAGTCAATTCCGATTAGAATTTAAAGACGGAAAACTATTTTCTGTCGAAATATTCTATTATTGCTGA
- the panB gene encoding 3-methyl-2-oxobutanoate hydroxymethyltransferase encodes MSVAKKDYKRITTKSLIEMKSNGEKISMLTAYDYTMAKIVDTAGVDVILVGDSASNVMAGHETTLPITLDQMIYHASSVVRAVERGLVVVDLPFGSYQSDSKEALRSSIRIMKESGAHAVKLEGGKEIKESIKKILNAGIPVMGHLGLTPQSIYKFGTYTVRAKEEEEAEKLIEDAQMLEKVGCFAVVLEKIPAALAKKVAESISIPVIGIGAGGGVDGQVLVIHDMLGMNNEFSPRFLRRYLNLYEEMTKAIGQYAADVKSSDFPNASEQY; translated from the coding sequence ATGTCAGTAGCAAAAAAAGATTATAAAAGAATCACAACAAAGTCATTAATTGAAATGAAAAGCAATGGAGAAAAAATCTCTATGCTGACTGCGTATGATTATACAATGGCTAAAATTGTTGATACTGCTGGTGTCGATGTAATTTTAGTTGGCGATTCGGCATCAAATGTAATGGCTGGTCACGAAACAACGCTGCCAATTACTTTAGATCAGATGATTTATCACGCTTCTTCTGTAGTTCGTGCTGTAGAAAGAGGTTTGGTTGTAGTTGACTTGCCTTTTGGAAGTTATCAATCAGATTCAAAAGAAGCTTTACGTTCTTCTATCAGAATCATGAAAGAAAGCGGTGCACACGCTGTAAAACTTGAAGGCGGAAAAGAAATTAAAGAGTCTATCAAAAAAATATTAAACGCCGGAATTCCTGTTATGGGGCATTTGGGCCTAACTCCTCAATCAATCTATAAATTCGGTACTTATACTGTTCGCGCCAAAGAGGAAGAGGAAGCGGAAAAATTAATTGAAGATGCTCAAATGCTTGAAAAAGTAGGCTGTTTTGCAGTTGTTTTGGAAAAAATTCCTGCAGCACTTGCTAAAAAAGTGGCAGAAAGCATTTCTATTCCTGTCATCGGAATTGGCGCTGGTGGCGGTGTTGACGGTCAGGTTTTAGTAATCCACGATATGCTGGGAATGAACAATGAATTCAGTCCGCGTTTCTTACGCCGCTACTTAAATCTTTACGAAGAAATGACAAAAGCAATCGGACAATATGCTGCAGATGTCAAGTCTAGCGATTTTCCAAATGCTAGTGAACAGTACTAA
- a CDS encoding four helix bundle protein — protein sequence MHQFKELLIWKKSRSFCSKIYSITATFPSEEKFGIINQLRRAAVSIPSNIAEGSSRNSNKDFARFLEIAIESAYEVETQLLISSDLGFINEESTIELINLLEEITKMTSRFRATLL from the coding sequence ATGCATCAATTTAAAGAGCTCTTGATTTGGAAGAAAAGCAGATCATTTTGTTCTAAAATTTATTCTATAACAGCCACATTTCCTAGCGAAGAAAAATTCGGAATAATTAATCAATTAAGAAGAGCGGCAGTATCAATTCCTTCAAATATTGCAGAGGGTTCTTCAAGAAATTCAAACAAAGATTTTGCTCGATTTTTAGAAATTGCTATTGAGTCAGCATATGAAGTTGAAACACAGCTATTAATTTCTTCTGATTTAGGGTTTATAAACGAAGAAAGTACAATTGAATTAATTAATCTATTGGAAGAAATCACTAAAATGACATCCCGATTTAGAGCGACATTATTGTAA
- a CDS encoding RluA family pseudouridine synthase, whose product MKILSNKNNLQILHEDNHIIVVNKRVGDIVQGDKTGDKPLSDVVREYIKEKYNKPGDVFLGVIHRLDRPTTGIVVFARTSKALSRMNELFSNRETKKTYWAVVKNKPKEAKSKLVHYLKRNEKNNTSKAHLKEVPDSKLASLDYAIIKELQNYTALEINLHTGRHHQIRAQLSAIGSPIKGDLKYGADRSNPDGGIHLHARKLTFVHPVSKENITIIAPTPDDPIWNAV is encoded by the coding sequence ATGAAAATCCTTTCCAACAAAAACAATCTGCAAATTCTTCATGAAGACAATCACATCATTGTGGTCAATAAGCGTGTAGGCGATATTGTGCAGGGAGATAAAACTGGCGACAAACCTCTTTCTGATGTTGTGAGAGAATACATCAAAGAAAAGTACAACAAACCTGGTGATGTTTTCTTAGGTGTTATTCATCGTTTGGACCGGCCTACAACTGGAATCGTAGTTTTTGCCCGAACAAGCAAAGCTTTATCGCGAATGAATGAACTGTTTAGCAATCGCGAAACTAAAAAGACATATTGGGCTGTTGTCAAAAACAAACCAAAGGAAGCAAAATCGAAACTGGTTCATTATTTAAAACGAAACGAAAAAAACAATACTTCAAAAGCGCATTTAAAAGAAGTTCCCGACAGCAAATTAGCAAGTTTAGATTATGCCATAATTAAAGAACTTCAAAATTATACGGCATTGGAAATCAATTTACATACTGGGCGGCATCATCAGATTCGTGCCCAGTTAAGTGCAATTGGTTCACCGATAAAAGGAGACTTAAAATATGGCGCAGACAGAAGCAATCCAGATGGAGGAATTCATCTTCATGCCAGAAAACTAACTTTTGTACATCCTGTTTCTAAAGAAAACATTACCATTATTGCTCCTACTCCAGATGATCCGATTTGGAATGCTGTATGA
- a CDS encoding aldehyde dehydrogenase, translating into MDYKSNIRYRKETLKKLLYNIQKSEDLIVKALYDDFKKPEFEAVLTETNYVISELKDVIKNMNKWAKPKRVFPSLLNFPSSDYLYKEPYGDVLIIAPWNYPFQLALCPLVAAVAAGNRVVLKPSELTPHTSAIIAKIIEKTFHVNHVEVYEGGVEVSNKLLAQRWDYIFFTGSVAVGKIVAKAAAEHLTPVTLELGGKNPCIIDETANLKLAAKRIVWGKFINAGQTCIAPDYILIQKNMKVNFISYLIEEIIKAYGKKIDKSPDFARIINTKNWYRLTNMIHDEHILFGGESDANKLYIAPTLLEEPDLDSPVMKEEIFGPILPILIYENENDIEKIVSRYEKPLSFYIFSENNAFAKKLISKYSFGGGCINDTVIHFSNKRLPFGGVGHSGIGAYHGKRSFDTFSHHKAIVKKGNWLDLPMRYAPYKDKLASIKRILDWL; encoded by the coding sequence ATGGATTATAAAAGCAATATCAGATATCGAAAGGAAACTCTAAAAAAGTTATTGTATAATATTCAGAAAAGTGAAGATTTAATCGTAAAAGCTTTATACGATGACTTTAAAAAACCTGAGTTCGAGGCTGTTTTGACCGAAACCAATTACGTCATTTCAGAACTTAAAGATGTTATAAAAAACATGAATAAATGGGCAAAACCTAAACGCGTTTTTCCATCACTGCTTAACTTTCCTTCTAGCGACTACCTTTATAAAGAACCTTATGGCGATGTACTGATTATTGCTCCTTGGAATTATCCTTTTCAGCTTGCTTTATGCCCTCTTGTTGCCGCAGTTGCTGCAGGAAACAGGGTTGTCTTAAAACCATCTGAACTTACGCCTCATACCTCTGCAATAATTGCGAAGATCATAGAAAAAACATTTCATGTCAATCATGTCGAAGTGTATGAAGGCGGTGTCGAAGTTTCGAATAAATTGCTGGCACAGCGTTGGGACTACATCTTTTTTACCGGAAGCGTTGCAGTCGGTAAAATTGTTGCAAAAGCGGCCGCAGAACATTTAACTCCGGTCACACTCGAATTAGGCGGAAAAAACCCTTGCATTATTGATGAAACTGCCAACTTAAAACTAGCGGCAAAACGAATTGTCTGGGGAAAATTCATTAATGCTGGCCAAACTTGCATTGCCCCCGATTATATTCTGATCCAGAAAAACATGAAGGTCAATTTCATTTCTTATTTAATTGAAGAAATCATTAAAGCTTACGGAAAGAAAATTGATAAATCACCTGATTTTGCAAGAATTATAAATACAAAAAACTGGTATCGCTTAACCAATATGATTCATGACGAACATATTTTGTTTGGAGGAGAAAGCGATGCCAACAAACTTTATATTGCACCAACCCTTCTCGAAGAGCCAGATTTGGATAGCCCGGTTATGAAAGAAGAAATCTTTGGCCCTATTCTGCCGATTCTTATTTACGAAAATGAAAATGACATCGAAAAGATCGTCAGCCGATATGAGAAACCTCTTTCATTTTATATTTTTAGCGAAAATAATGCATTCGCGAAGAAATTAATTTCGAAATACTCCTTTGGAGGCGGATGCATAAACGATACGGTTATTCATTTTTCTAATAAAAGGCTTCCCTTTGGCGGCGTCGGACATAGCGGAATCGGGGCTTATCACGGCAAACGCAGTTTCGATACATTTTCCCATCATAAAGCGATTGTAAAAAAAGGAAATTGGCTTGATCTGCCTATGCGATATGCTCCATATAAAGACAAATTGGCCTCCATAAAACGAATTTTAGACTGGTTATAA